The proteins below are encoded in one region of Candidatus Flexicrinis proximus:
- a CDS encoding ABC transporter ATP-binding protein, whose amino-acid sequence MGTNPVIETRDLTKVYEMGDQTIQALRGISLTIHGGEMVAITGPSGSGKSTLMAILGALDVPTSGTYALGGTEISAMDENQLAAIRNWRIGFVFQKFNLLPRATALDNVALPLVYSGIGARKRRETAKAALEMVDLGNRLTHRPTELSGGQQQRVAIARALVNTPSIILADEPTGNLDSKTGEDILALFEKLHEERGITVIIVTHAPEVAARCRRVIRIKDGLVDFDSAATAETRL is encoded by the coding sequence ATGGGCACGAACCCAGTCATTGAGACGCGGGACCTGACCAAAGTCTACGAGATGGGCGATCAGACGATCCAAGCCTTGCGAGGGATTTCACTGACGATCCATGGCGGCGAGATGGTGGCGATTACCGGGCCGAGCGGGAGCGGCAAGTCGACGCTGATGGCGATTCTGGGCGCGCTGGACGTGCCGACCAGCGGCACATATGCGCTCGGCGGCACGGAGATCAGCGCGATGGACGAAAACCAATTGGCAGCAATCCGCAACTGGCGGATCGGGTTCGTCTTTCAGAAGTTCAACCTGCTGCCGCGCGCGACGGCGCTGGATAACGTGGCGCTGCCGCTGGTGTACTCAGGCATCGGCGCGAGGAAGCGGCGCGAAACCGCGAAGGCTGCACTGGAAATGGTGGACCTGGGAAACCGTCTGACCCACAGACCGACCGAGCTTTCAGGCGGACAGCAGCAGCGGGTGGCGATTGCACGCGCGCTGGTGAACACGCCTTCGATCATACTGGCAGACGAGCCGACGGGGAACCTGGACAGCAAGACCGGCGAGGACATCCTTGCCCTGTTCGAGAAGCTGCATGAGGAACGCGGCATCACCGTGATCATCGTCACGCATGCGCCGGAAGTGGCGGCACGGTGCCGGCGCGTGATCCGGATCAAGGACGGGCTGGTCGATTTCGACTCAGCTGCCACGGCGGAGACACGCCTGTGA
- a CDS encoding HEAT repeat domain-containing protein codes for MAEKSNKKKERIVISSAGPDEPFARQLVAGPSDLYDAWYYKNSIVSESNDWDGQIDKALSGARIVIGVISRAAIASDNVKKEWLWVVQQGRKKGIIFLLVEYEPADPGHMFAGYTWTVFSNRPFEDALRDLRTRMRRAIQRRITEAVDAVSPNDPYARDLKPLWNRVKAMLQHLIIPSLEAEPMELESLAVKDAVEQNEISREFVDLVLQRVGVGEDFHNIYEAFEFFGRRLLLLGAPGSGKTVTWLLQIREAILARLDDPRAPMPIIANIQSWDGKPLIDWLAKYPHTPKNTRALIESGDAILFIDGLDELSDTSIQSGADDPYAMHRAFMQQIPLNCAVLVTCRTHDYERMQARLPVNGAVCLTPLDEEQIEKFLSHLPELWQIVQSDSELMKMVSTPLYLSIFAFTCEKMRPDKRAKLLSNIGNRAMFRELLILEYIKQLYEHERRRRRDKALPVTVERLMDGLGKVAMRNASNTLAVTNSFTENELKVMGIKNPEERQALTNTALELGLLQPQPNRRYKFIHMMVRDTLALYYCTLYYKEVSEYADRFTSPALALGRLKDERATRFLRIILQDVTHEKVRRHVVKAFSYNRDPDTVKDLLKLLRDPDETIQAYAIEALSAIHSASPITDPVVVDGVLAVMKLSTSKEVHEAGCKALGGFGADKSIDPLIELLKDHNTLVVQESAKALGRLNAQRAIPPLRDLFKQPDKGARTTVIEVLGKLHDKGIVPHLVDMVRNEKKPTVLRVAIEALERIASAEAVPDLTRRLLQRENSSRDELSGDIRAAMASALGAIGEASAIPALKEALRNEKVESTYNHIMDALIKLGCDDLPAYELPMLDMETDSGDTDHSEPFDIPRKFLRDADSADEDDLELGSASLDSIPIL; via the coding sequence ATGGCCGAGAAAAGCAACAAAAAGAAAGAGCGTATCGTAATTAGTTCTGCAGGGCCGGATGAGCCTTTTGCGCGCCAGTTGGTCGCGGGACCCTCTGACCTGTACGACGCCTGGTACTACAAGAACTCCATCGTATCCGAGTCCAACGATTGGGACGGGCAGATCGACAAGGCACTGTCCGGCGCGCGCATCGTCATCGGTGTGATTTCGCGCGCCGCCATCGCCTCCGACAACGTCAAGAAGGAATGGCTGTGGGTCGTCCAGCAGGGGCGCAAGAAAGGCATCATCTTCCTGCTGGTCGAGTACGAGCCTGCCGATCCGGGCCATATGTTCGCCGGCTACACTTGGACGGTCTTCTCCAACCGGCCGTTCGAGGACGCCCTCCGCGACCTCCGTACCCGCATGCGCCGCGCCATCCAGCGCCGTATCACCGAAGCGGTCGATGCCGTCAGCCCGAATGATCCCTACGCGCGCGACCTGAAGCCCCTCTGGAACCGCGTCAAGGCCATGCTCCAGCACCTCATCATCCCGTCGCTCGAAGCAGAGCCAATGGAATTAGAGTCGCTAGCGGTCAAGGATGCCGTCGAGCAGAACGAGATCAGCCGTGAGTTCGTCGATCTCGTGCTTCAGCGCGTCGGGGTAGGGGAAGACTTCCACAATATCTACGAGGCGTTCGAGTTCTTTGGCCGCCGTCTCCTGCTGCTCGGCGCGCCCGGCAGCGGCAAGACCGTGACCTGGCTCCTCCAGATCCGCGAGGCGATCCTTGCCCGTCTCGATGATCCCCGCGCGCCCATGCCCATCATCGCCAACATCCAGAGTTGGGACGGCAAGCCGCTCATCGATTGGCTTGCCAAGTACCCTCACACCCCCAAGAATACCCGCGCCTTGATCGAGTCAGGCGACGCCATTCTGTTCATCGACGGCCTCGACGAACTCAGCGACACCAGTATCCAATCCGGCGCCGACGATCCCTATGCCATGCACCGTGCCTTCATGCAGCAGATCCCGCTAAACTGCGCGGTGTTGGTCACCTGCCGCACGCACGACTACGAGCGTATGCAGGCGCGCCTCCCCGTCAACGGTGCCGTCTGCCTCACGCCCCTGGACGAGGAGCAGATCGAGAAATTCCTCAGTCATCTGCCTGAACTGTGGCAGATCGTGCAGTCCGACTCCGAACTCATGAAGATGGTCAGCACACCGCTGTACCTCAGCATCTTCGCCTTCACCTGCGAGAAAATGCGCCCGGACAAGCGCGCTAAGCTTCTCAGCAACATTGGCAACCGCGCCATGTTCCGTGAGCTGCTAATCCTCGAATACATCAAGCAGCTTTACGAACACGAGCGCCGCCGTCGCCGCGACAAGGCGCTGCCCGTCACCGTCGAGCGGCTCATGGATGGCCTGGGCAAGGTGGCTATGCGTAATGCCTCCAACACCCTCGCCGTCACCAACTCCTTCACCGAGAACGAACTCAAAGTGATGGGCATCAAGAACCCTGAAGAACGTCAGGCGCTCACCAACACGGCACTCGAATTGGGACTCCTTCAGCCCCAGCCCAACCGCCGCTATAAGTTCATTCACATGATGGTGCGCGATACTCTTGCGCTCTATTACTGCACTCTCTACTACAAGGAAGTCAGCGAATACGCTGACCGTTTCACCAGCCCGGCACTCGCCTTGGGCCGCCTCAAGGACGAGCGTGCGACCCGCTTCCTGCGCATCATCCTCCAGGACGTCACCCACGAGAAGGTTCGCCGCCACGTCGTCAAAGCCTTCAGCTACAACCGCGACCCGGACACCGTCAAGGACTTGCTCAAGCTCCTCCGTGACCCCGACGAGACTATCCAGGCGTATGCCATTGAAGCCCTCTCGGCCATCCATTCCGCTTCGCCCATCACCGACCCCGTGGTTGTCGATGGCGTTCTCGCCGTCATGAAGCTAAGTACCAGCAAGGAAGTCCACGAGGCAGGCTGCAAGGCGCTTGGCGGCTTCGGCGCTGACAAGTCGATCGACCCGCTCATCGAGCTGCTCAAGGATCACAACACGCTGGTGGTTCAGGAATCCGCTAAGGCGCTTGGCCGTCTCAACGCCCAGCGGGCTATCCCACCCCTGCGTGATCTCTTCAAGCAGCCGGACAAGGGTGCGCGCACCACCGTGATCGAAGTCCTGGGCAAGCTCCATGACAAGGGGATCGTCCCGCACTTGGTCGACATGGTGCGCAATGAAAAGAAGCCAACTGTCCTGCGCGTCGCCATTGAAGCGCTCGAGCGGATCGCCAGCGCCGAAGCCGTCCCTGACTTGACCCGCCGCCTGCTCCAGCGTGAAAACTCCTCGCGCGACGAGCTCTCCGGGGACATCCGTGCCGCCATGGCCTCCGCGCTTGGCGCCATCGGAGAAGCTTCCGCCATCCCGGCCCTCAAGGAAGCTCTACGCAACGAAAAGGTCGAGAGCACCTACAATCACATCATGGATGCCCTCATCAAACTCGGCTGTGACGACCTGCCGGCCTATGAGTTACCAATGCTCGACATGGAGACCGACTCCGGGGATACCGATCACAGCGAGCCGTTCGACATCCCGCGCAAGTTCCTGCGTGACGCCGACTCCGCCGACGAGGACGACCTCGAACTGGGCTCCGCGTCGCTCGACTCGATCCCCATTCTCTAG
- a CDS encoding MFS transporter, with amino-acid sequence MTVLSIQKLVRRQALPPWQVVIYLVTYAGRGFYAPFVSIYLLSIGFTPVEIGFLTGVSALVRLAIVPVYSAWVDRRGIHRKLLTAQLLVTGGATLGMVFFTQKLWTGAMFMGRDSADIPGAALMGQLSITGAKERGSSMYGKLRAMGSLGWAGASFMSGTLIALGGYTLLIVLSGIAYLSVIPFLNTFPERTAAQNSRVDVPPKRLPAFWIIMASNLLFYVGMNAMSLFMFVYFKEYLGTDDSMVGVFAACLGLFEVPWMLGMNRIYRRVSTRNALMIGLAGQALFTLSLAFLTGTTLLFPLIAMRGFFYAIQNISLTLIVTEISHPANVATNQAITWVTMPALAAILTGPLAGWMYENVGPRPLFILASLVIVVGALILVVWRRTIDTARHERLPLHVN; translated from the coding sequence ATGACAGTACTGTCAATCCAAAAGCTCGTTCGGCGTCAGGCGCTTCCGCCCTGGCAGGTCGTGATCTACTTGGTCACCTACGCGGGACGCGGCTTCTACGCGCCGTTTGTCAGCATCTATCTGCTCTCCATCGGCTTTACGCCGGTCGAGATCGGCTTTCTGACCGGCGTGAGCGCATTAGTTCGGCTCGCCATCGTCCCGGTCTACAGCGCGTGGGTTGACCGCCGCGGGATTCACCGCAAGCTCCTCACCGCCCAGCTCCTTGTGACCGGGGGGGCCACCCTCGGCATGGTGTTCTTTACGCAGAAGCTCTGGACAGGCGCCATGTTCATGGGCCGCGACTCGGCTGACATCCCCGGCGCGGCACTCATGGGTCAGCTCTCGATCACCGGTGCCAAGGAGCGCGGCAGCTCTATGTACGGCAAGCTGCGCGCCATGGGTTCGTTGGGCTGGGCCGGCGCCTCCTTCATGAGCGGCACACTGATTGCCCTCGGCGGCTACACGCTCCTGATTGTGCTCTCCGGCATCGCTTATCTCAGCGTCATCCCGTTCCTGAATACCTTCCCGGAGCGCACCGCCGCCCAGAACTCGCGCGTCGACGTGCCGCCAAAGCGCCTTCCGGCCTTCTGGATCATCATGGCCAGCAATCTCCTGTTCTACGTCGGTATGAACGCCATGAGCCTGTTCATGTTCGTCTACTTCAAGGAATACCTCGGCACCGACGACTCGATGGTTGGTGTTTTTGCGGCCTGTCTGGGGTTGTTTGAAGTGCCCTGGATGCTGGGCATGAACCGGATTTACCGCCGTGTCTCCACGCGCAACGCTCTGATGATCGGGCTGGCGGGTCAGGCGCTCTTCACGCTCAGTCTCGCCTTCCTGACCGGCACGACGCTGCTGTTCCCCTTGATCGCCATGCGCGGCTTCTTCTACGCCATTCAGAATATCTCGCTCACGCTGATCGTCACCGAGATCAGCCATCCAGCCAACGTCGCCACCAACCAGGCCATTACCTGGGTGACCATGCCGGCGCTCGCCGCGATCCTCACCGGTCCGCTGGCGGGTTGGATGTACGAGAATGTCGGGCCGCGGCCGCTGTTCATCCTGGCCTCCCTCGTGATCGTTGTTGGCGCCCTCATTCTGGTCGTCTGGCGCCGGACAATTGACACCGCGCGCCACGAGCGCCTCCCGCTGCACGTCAATTAG
- a CDS encoding TIGR03617 family F420-dependent LLM class oxidoreductase, translated as MQFGVVVLNYSPDQMPGLVQAAEAAGFGGFWLGETNADPFVSLALAAEHSSRMTLGTAVALAFPRSPTTLAHIGHDLTTLSKGRFVLGLGTQVRAHIERRFGMAWENPAEKMREYVEAIQAVWEAWQTEARLKFRGQFFRLDLMPPFFSPRPHPYPRPPVYVAAVNKRMLQLAGEACDGVFLHALHTVEYLKQVAIPYLEAGLAASGRTRRDLQVNTAVFAIPTDEAEYAARAEAYVRGQIAFYMSTPAYKIVTDLHGWSDLQYRLSRMARSGAWAEMAAYLPDSVLQEMTVRGRWAELPAMIAAKYGGMIDGLSYYLPYIPGECDEGWKASVAGFKALTSG; from the coding sequence ATGCAGTTTGGCGTTGTGGTGTTAAATTATTCGCCTGATCAGATGCCCGGGCTGGTACAAGCGGCAGAGGCGGCGGGGTTCGGGGGCTTCTGGCTGGGCGAGACGAATGCCGACCCGTTTGTTTCGCTGGCGCTGGCGGCCGAACACAGCTCGCGCATGACGCTCGGTACGGCGGTCGCGCTGGCATTTCCGCGCAGCCCCACAACACTGGCCCACATCGGGCATGACCTAACGACCCTCTCAAAAGGCCGGTTCGTATTAGGACTGGGTACTCAAGTACGTGCCCACATCGAACGCCGATTTGGTATGGCATGGGAGAATCCGGCCGAGAAGATGCGGGAGTACGTGGAGGCGATACAGGCGGTTTGGGAGGCGTGGCAAACTGAAGCGCGCCTAAAGTTCCGCGGGCAGTTCTTCAGGCTGGACCTAATGCCGCCGTTTTTCAGCCCGCGCCCTCACCCCTATCCCCGGCCGCCGGTGTATGTCGCGGCGGTCAACAAGCGGATGCTGCAGCTTGCCGGCGAAGCGTGCGACGGCGTTTTCCTGCATGCGCTGCATACTGTCGAGTACCTCAAGCAGGTGGCGATCCCGTACCTTGAAGCGGGACTTGCGGCCAGCGGACGGACGCGGCGCGACCTGCAAGTCAACACGGCGGTGTTTGCGATCCCGACGGATGAGGCAGAATACGCGGCGCGGGCGGAAGCGTATGTGCGCGGGCAAATCGCGTTCTACATGAGCACACCTGCTTACAAAATTGTTACGGACCTGCACGGATGGAGCGATCTACAGTACCGGCTGAGCCGGATGGCGCGCAGCGGAGCGTGGGCAGAGATGGCCGCTTACCTGCCAGATTCGGTGCTGCAGGAGATGACGGTGCGCGGGCGGTGGGCGGAACTCCCGGCGATGATTGCGGCCAAGTACGGCGGAATGATAGACGGGCTGAGCTACTACCTTCCGTATATTCCCGGCGAGTGCGACGAGGGGTGGAAGGCCAGCGTGGCGGGTTTCAAAGCGCTTACCAGCGGGTAA
- a CDS encoding SDR family oxidoreductase, translated as MDLGLKDKVVLVAAASKGLGYGIARALAAEGARVSICSRDREAVHAAAEQIAADFGVQALPFACDVLYEDQIAAWVKFTTAQWGESIHGLVANAGGPPSLVLHEASDAQWLGAFELTLLSTVHMIRAALPHMENGSAILTVTSSTTKEPVAGLGLSTVMRAGVVGMVKVYADELAPRGIRVNNLAPGRILTDRIVHLDQINATRSQSTVEEVRAKSEAAVPLKRLGTIDEFGRAAAFLLSPAASYTTGATLRVDGGAMRSIGI; from the coding sequence ATGGATCTCGGCCTGAAAGACAAAGTCGTTCTCGTTGCCGCCGCCAGCAAAGGCCTCGGTTATGGCATCGCGCGCGCTCTGGCCGCCGAAGGCGCGCGGGTCAGCATTTGCAGCCGTGATCGGGAGGCCGTACACGCCGCCGCCGAGCAGATCGCCGCGGACTTCGGTGTTCAAGCGCTCCCCTTCGCCTGCGATGTCCTCTATGAAGACCAGATTGCCGCCTGGGTTAAGTTCACTACCGCACAGTGGGGGGAGTCGATCCACGGTCTGGTCGCCAATGCCGGCGGCCCGCCGTCCCTTGTCCTGCATGAAGCGTCAGATGCACAGTGGCTGGGCGCCTTCGAACTCACCTTGTTGAGCACCGTCCACATGATTCGCGCCGCCCTCCCACATATGGAAAACGGCAGCGCGATCCTGACCGTCACCTCGTCAACCACCAAGGAACCGGTCGCTGGCCTCGGCCTCTCGACCGTCATGCGTGCCGGCGTCGTTGGCATGGTCAAGGTCTATGCCGACGAGCTTGCGCCGCGCGGCATCCGTGTCAACAATCTTGCGCCGGGCCGCATTCTGACCGATCGCATCGTACACCTCGATCAGATCAACGCCACCCGCAGCCAGTCTACGGTCGAAGAGGTCCGCGCCAAGTCCGAGGCAGCTGTTCCTCTCAAACGCCTCGGCACTATCGACGAATTTGGACGTGCGGCGGCCTTCCTGCTTTCGCCGGCCGCCAGCTATACCACCGGCGCGACCCTCCGCGTGGACGGCGGCGCGATGCGCTCAATCGGCATCTAG
- a CDS encoding zinc ABC transporter substrate-binding protein, translated as MKFILVLAAWLAASTTVLGQSPQPLRIVTTTTQATDLITILSAGLPDGALQITPLMGAGVDPHLYKPTEADIAAMSAADAIVYSGLHLEGQFDTVFNALSERGVQIYALSTPVKEAGYAFGGFRLSDELVNVDDPHFWFDPRNWQLTAEGAEAFLSALLPEHAERFAANLDVYNQQLTLLYEWATAAMGAVPETQRVLVTSHDAFQYFGDALGWDVRGLQGISTEDEAGVADIQDIAAFVTERGIPVMFIESSVPPDAIEAVHEAVSAGGGSVEIGLKELYSDAMGAPDDFGGTYIGMIAQNVSIVIRSFGYDLPPWPDGLEPELPAWLVALGEEVQQ; from the coding sequence ATGAAGTTCATCCTCGTGCTGGCAGCATGGTTGGCAGCATCCACTACCGTTTTGGGGCAGTCCCCGCAGCCCCTCCGCATCGTAACCACGACCACCCAGGCCACTGACCTGATCACGATCCTCTCCGCTGGCCTCCCGGACGGCGCCCTTCAGATTACGCCGCTCATGGGGGCCGGTGTTGACCCCCACCTGTACAAACCGACTGAGGCTGATATCGCTGCCATGAGCGCCGCTGACGCCATCGTCTACAGTGGCCTCCACCTCGAAGGCCAGTTTGACACCGTCTTCAACGCGCTGTCCGAGCGCGGCGTCCAGATTTACGCCTTGTCCACCCCCGTCAAAGAAGCCGGGTACGCCTTCGGCGGCTTCCGCCTTTCGGACGAGCTTGTCAACGTCGACGACCCGCACTTCTGGTTCGACCCCCGCAACTGGCAGTTGACTGCCGAGGGAGCCGAGGCCTTCCTCAGCGCGCTCCTGCCGGAACATGCCGAACGCTTCGCCGCCAACCTCGACGTCTACAATCAGCAGCTCACACTCCTCTACGAATGGGCGACTGCCGCCATGGGTGCTGTGCCGGAAACTCAACGTGTCCTCGTCACCTCTCACGACGCCTTCCAGTACTTCGGTGATGCCCTCGGCTGGGACGTCCGCGGTCTGCAGGGCATCAGCACCGAGGACGAAGCCGGCGTGGCGGACATCCAGGACATCGCCGCTTTTGTCACCGAGCGCGGCATCCCTGTCATGTTCATCGAGAGCAGCGTCCCCCCTGACGCAATCGAAGCCGTCCATGAAGCCGTGAGTGCCGGCGGCGGCAGCGTCGAAATCGGTCTCAAGGAACTCTATAGCGATGCCATGGGCGCCCCTGATGACTTCGGCGGAACCTACATTGGCATGATCGCCCAGAACGTCTCCATCGTTATCCGCTCGTTCGGCTATGACCTCCCGCCTTGGCCGGACGGCCTTGAGCCGGAGCTGCCCGCATGGTTAGTGGCCTTAGGTGAGGAAGTACAGCAGTGA
- a CDS encoding MFS transporter, translating into MIHRLSLPGLNAQSARLLLFNAIFSIALFGLVDVLLNFYFVSLGYSKESIGILQSLPRVGGLIAAALVVPLTSRVSARTVLIWTTIGMAVAQGAIVLVPTTAAIAISRAALGLFFGIQQIAINPVALALVSAQHQSRVFAYISMTSNVAGSLGGLIGGFMPAWIAFLFPSLAVFADLPASQTPFAYGLSIFIASVVTGLAVIPILRLAIPPDAAIGAGEKRVTGKVPWRTLLPRGIPMLFFGVTGGLTFPFYNLFFRGVYDASDSAVGTILSLGFFAMAFPVMFGPQLERRFGRSRSLLFATSSAALCFVGLSIAPSLPVAIACFVSAISLRNIVNGTYPPMLMEGLAPQARNAASSLGFLAWNIGWLTGTSLGGFIVARVGYNLMLQGVAVGVFLIGFSAWWIFRGVPEPSLEQQAGGALAVSPAEP; encoded by the coding sequence ATGATACACCGCCTCTCGCTCCCGGGTCTGAACGCGCAGTCTGCCCGGCTGCTGCTCTTCAATGCGATCTTCAGTATTGCCCTGTTCGGCCTGGTCGATGTGCTGTTGAACTTCTATTTCGTCAGCCTCGGCTACTCCAAGGAATCAATCGGTATCCTCCAGTCCCTTCCGCGGGTTGGCGGCCTGATCGCCGCCGCGCTGGTCGTCCCCCTGACCTCGCGCGTCAGCGCCCGTACCGTGCTCATCTGGACGACCATCGGTATGGCCGTTGCTCAGGGCGCCATCGTGCTCGTCCCAACCACTGCTGCCATCGCCATCAGCCGCGCGGCGCTGGGCCTGTTTTTCGGTATTCAGCAGATTGCCATCAACCCTGTCGCATTGGCGCTCGTCAGCGCCCAGCATCAATCCCGCGTTTTCGCCTATATCAGCATGACCTCCAATGTCGCTGGCTCTCTTGGCGGTCTGATCGGCGGCTTCATGCCCGCTTGGATCGCCTTCCTTTTCCCGTCTCTTGCGGTGTTCGCCGACCTTCCCGCCTCGCAGACTCCGTTCGCCTATGGGCTGTCGATCTTCATTGCTTCGGTCGTGACCGGCCTCGCCGTGATCCCCATCCTGCGCCTCGCGATTCCTCCTGATGCGGCAATCGGAGCCGGTGAAAAGCGCGTGACTGGGAAAGTGCCCTGGCGTACCTTGCTGCCGCGCGGCATCCCGATGCTGTTCTTTGGCGTCACCGGCGGGTTGACCTTCCCGTTCTATAATCTGTTCTTCCGCGGTGTCTATGACGCCTCCGACTCAGCGGTCGGCACAATCCTCAGCCTCGGCTTCTTCGCGATGGCCTTTCCGGTTATGTTCGGCCCGCAGCTGGAACGCCGCTTTGGTCGCAGCCGCTCGTTGCTCTTCGCAACCTCCTCGGCTGCGTTGTGCTTCGTGGGTTTGAGCATCGCGCCGTCACTTCCAGTAGCGATTGCCTGCTTCGTCAGCGCCATATCGCTCCGCAACATTGTCAACGGCACCTATCCGCCGATGCTGATGGAAGGACTGGCGCCTCAGGCGCGTAACGCCGCCTCCAGCCTGGGCTTTCTCGCCTGGAATATCGGCTGGCTGACCGGCACCTCTCTCGGCGGCTTCATCGTCGCCCGCGTAGGGTATAATTTGATGCTGCAAGGGGTCGCTGTAGGTGTCTTTCTCATTGGCTTCTCCGCCTGGTGGATTTTCCGCGGCGTCCCTGAGCCTTCGCTAGAACAGCAGGCGGGAGGCGCCCTGGCTGTGTCGCCTGCTGAACCTTAG
- a CDS encoding efflux RND transporter periplasmic adaptor subunit produces the protein MRRLFVLLSFALAVTLIVMAIFGPRWGAQANDSSGNETAAVEKIDVTVLVSTSGIATAERSALVSFGTSGTVAEILVDVGDAVTAGQTLAQLDTRKVELAVANAEQALLIARSNFDRLTGAPSAAQIAAAEATIAGARAQLTAAENSRVSAPEQQKMNCLNVDTAALNLSDAQQAYDDYVKSGLLYDATFAADPNSQIAAALLGAQNAFELADAQCRVAEIAARDSGSVEAAMAGVAQAEAQLAALTDGATEAEIAISEAQVRQAEIALEQAQQTLEDSFIRAQFSGVISEQQFRVGQVVSPTLTGMTVVDPATLYFDVSVDELDVPQLESGQSVEIRVDALDGELIEGVVSRVAPAGRVVQGVTTYAVQINLTGERPERLRLGMGADIDIVVGRETGVLAVPTRAIQRNEGEEYVLVDAGDEEPREVTVRTGQTVGDKTVIEGEIAEGDVVYVDVPQRTIFRFGGAGGR, from the coding sequence ATGCGACGTCTGTTTGTGCTGCTCAGTTTCGCGCTGGCAGTGACTTTGATTGTCATGGCAATTTTCGGCCCAAGATGGGGCGCACAGGCAAATGATTCGAGCGGAAACGAGACGGCGGCGGTCGAAAAGATCGACGTAACGGTGCTGGTCAGCACATCAGGGATCGCGACCGCCGAACGGAGCGCACTGGTCTCGTTTGGGACTTCCGGCACGGTGGCAGAAATCCTGGTAGACGTTGGCGATGCGGTCACAGCGGGGCAAACACTGGCGCAGCTTGATACGCGTAAGGTCGAACTGGCCGTTGCGAATGCCGAGCAAGCGCTGCTGATCGCCAGAAGCAATTTCGACCGGCTGACGGGAGCGCCCAGCGCGGCACAGATCGCGGCGGCGGAAGCAACAATCGCCGGCGCGCGCGCGCAGCTCACGGCGGCAGAAAACAGCCGAGTATCGGCGCCCGAACAGCAAAAGATGAACTGCCTGAACGTCGATACAGCGGCGCTGAACCTGAGCGATGCCCAGCAGGCGTATGACGACTATGTAAAGAGCGGGCTGCTGTACGACGCGACGTTTGCCGCCGACCCGAACTCGCAGATCGCAGCGGCGCTGCTCGGCGCGCAGAACGCATTCGAGTTGGCCGACGCACAGTGCCGCGTGGCCGAGATCGCCGCGCGTGACAGCGGGAGTGTCGAGGCCGCGATGGCCGGCGTTGCACAGGCCGAGGCACAGCTCGCCGCGCTCACCGACGGCGCAACCGAGGCCGAAATCGCTATCTCAGAGGCGCAAGTCCGGCAGGCCGAGATCGCACTGGAGCAAGCGCAGCAGACGCTGGAAGACTCGTTTATCCGGGCACAGTTTAGCGGTGTGATCAGCGAACAGCAGTTCCGGGTCGGGCAAGTGGTCTCCCCTACCCTGACAGGGATGACGGTGGTCGATCCCGCGACGCTGTATTTCGACGTGAGCGTAGACGAACTGGATGTCCCGCAGCTTGAAAGCGGACAGAGCGTCGAAATCCGCGTTGACGCGCTGGACGGCGAATTGATCGAAGGCGTGGTTTCACGGGTTGCACCGGCAGGCCGCGTCGTGCAGGGCGTTACGACATACGCCGTTCAAATCAACCTCACAGGAGAGCGACCGGAACGGCTGCGGTTGGGCATGGGCGCAGACATCGATATCGTCGTCGGGCGCGAAACAGGCGTGCTGGCGGTCCCAACCCGTGCGATCCAACGGAACGAGGGTGAGGAATACGTGCTGGTAGATGCCGGCGACGAGGAGCCGCGAGAGGTGACGGTACGCACCGGCCAAACCGTGGGCGACAAGACAGTGATCGAAGGCGAGATTGCGGAAGGCGACGTGGTCTATGTCGACGTGCCGCAAAGGACGATCTTCCGCTTCGGTGGCGCGGGAGGCCGTTGA
- a CDS encoding creatininase family protein has product MRIADMHWQQVEAYLKHDDRCIIPLGCVEQHAYLSLATDAILAEKLSVDSAESLGIPVFPVLSYGITPYFRAYPGFITFSVATYTAIITEILESVYEQGFRRIFLLNGHGGNAPASTIGSEFASTREDVRVQYHAWWSAPKVWAAVTALDPIASHASWMENFPWTRLSGVAQPSERKPLVDLGTKQGAQATRALLGDGNFGGYYQRSDEELLHIWDVAIAEVQELLTRW; this is encoded by the coding sequence ATGCGTATCGCAGACATGCACTGGCAGCAGGTCGAAGCCTATCTCAAGCACGACGACCGTTGCATCATCCCGCTCGGTTGCGTCGAGCAGCACGCCTACTTGAGTCTGGCGACTGATGCCATTCTGGCAGAAAAGCTCTCGGTCGACTCCGCCGAGTCGCTGGGCATCCCGGTCTTCCCCGTCCTGTCTTATGGCATCACGCCTTACTTCCGCGCCTATCCCGGCTTCATCACCTTTTCCGTCGCCACCTACACCGCAATCATCACGGAAATCCTCGAGAGCGTCTATGAACAGGGATTTCGCCGTATCTTCCTGCTCAACGGGCATGGTGGCAACGCGCCGGCCAGCACCATCGGCTCCGAGTTCGCCAGCACCCGCGAAGATGTCCGCGTCCAGTATCACGCTTGGTGGAGCGCGCCAAAAGTCTGGGCAGCGGTCACGGCGCTCGACCCCATTGCCAGCCACGCCAGTTGGATGGAGAACTTCCCGTGGACGCGGCTTTCCGGGGTTGCGCAGCCGTCTGAGCGCAAGCCATTGGTCGATCTCGGCACCAAACAAGGCGCGCAGGCGACCCGCGCGCTGCTTGGTGACGGCAATTTCGGCGGTTACTATCAGCGCAGCGATGAAGAACTACTCCACATTTGGGACGTCGCCATTGCCGAGGTTCAGGAGCTGCTTACCCGCTGGTAA